TCTTCACCCGCCATTCCCTCGCCCTGTGTTTCTTTGCTGGCCCCCTGGGTCTGCTGTCACACCTATTCACAGACGCAGTGTGGAAACGATTTGCAGGAGAAAAGGTCGGTGAGCCCGTAGGGAGTGAGGGGTAAGGAGTAAGGAGACCAACCTACCCATCCACCCCCTACCCATCCACTCCCCCACTCCCCCACTCCCCCTAGTCCCCAAAGGGTGATACAACTATCCCAGTGTTGGCCAGTTAGCTAGATAAAACCTGATGAACTCTTTGGTGTCGTGGATGGGTAAAGGCAACAGAATTTGGGCACGGCAGCCTTGGCGGCGGGTGGTGCAGTTTGTAGGGCTATTTGGGCTGGTATTTGCGATCGCCCTGGGCTGCGCCGGCAACGACCAGCCAGCTGCCGATGCCCCTGCTGGTAATAGCGATGGCCGCGTTACCATTGGCACCACCCTCACCGCCCGCACCCTCGATCCCGCTGACGCCTACGAAACCTTCCCCGGCATTTTGCTCTACAACTTGGGTGATCGCCTCTACACCTACGAGCCTGGCACCACCAACCTGGTGCCCCAGCTCGCCACTGAGCTACCCACCGTCAGCGATGATGGCCTGACCTACACCATTCCCCTGCGGGACGATGTCAACCTCCACGATGGCACCCCTTTCAATGCCGAAGTGATGGCCTTTTCCATCCAGCGGTTTATGGAAAATGGCGGTCGTCCTGCCTATCTGCTGTCTGACAAAATTTCTACCGCCGAGGCCACGGGTGATTATGAGCTTACCCTGACCCTCAAAACCCCTTTTGCGGCATTCCCTGCCCTGCTGAGCTTTTCGGGCGTTACCCCGATCTCGCCGGAGAGCTACGAGATTGGCACCGGCAGCTTTAAGCCCGATAGCTTTGTGGGCACTGGCCCCTACAAGCTATCGGGCTTCACCAGCGACTCAATCAAGCTCGACGTCAACCCCGACTACTGGGGCGACGCCCCCGCCAATCAGGGCATCGACATTCAGATCTTTACCAGCCCTGCCAACCTCTACAACACCTTTAGAACTGGCGGACTTGATATTGCCTATCAAACCCTCGACCCCGAGCAGGTAGCGGCCCTAGAGCGCGAAGAAGGCTCCGGCGGCTGGCAGGTGATCGAGGCAGGCACCAACGTGATCAACTACATGGCGCTCAACCAAAAGATCGCGCCGCTGAATGATGTCAAGGTGCGCCAGGCGATCGCTGCCATGGTCGATCGCCCCCTGCTCAACGAGCGTGTCTTCCAGGGTCAGGCCGAACCCCTCTACAGCCTGATTCCCGCCAGCTTTGACATCGCTAAGCCGGTGTTCAAAGACGCCTACGGCGACGGCGATTTTGACAAAGCCAAAACCCTGCTTACCGAAGCCGGATTCTCAGAGGCTAAACCACTAACTTTAGAAATCTGGTATCCCTCGGCTTCTACCACCCGCAGCATTGTCGCCAACACTCTCAAAGAATCGATCGAGGCGGGTCTGCCGGGCTTGGTGACGGTGAGTGTGCAAGATACCGAGGGGGCCACCCTTTGGGAAAACGTGGGCAAAGGCATCTACCCTATCGTTTTGGCCAACTGGTACCCCGACTACTACGACCCCGACACCTTCATTCAACCCTTTATGAGCTGCGAAAAAGGCAGCAACAACCTCTGCGAAGAAGGCCCGTCCCAAGCCAACGGCTCGTTTTACTACAGCCCCGAAGCCAATCAGCTCGTAGCCAAACAGCAGGCTGAGCAGGACCCCAATGCCCGCCAGCAGGCGATCGCAGACCTCCAGCAAATGATGGTCGATGACGTGCCCTACGTCCCTCTGTGGCAAAACAAAGACTACGTCTTTGCCCAGGACGGTGTAGAAGGCGTGGCCGTGGAGCCAACGCAGCAGTTCTTGCTGTGGCAAATTTCGAAAGGGTGAAT
The sequence above is a segment of the Leptolyngbya subtilissima AS-A7 genome. Coding sequences within it:
- a CDS encoding ABC transporter substrate-binding protein; this encodes MNSLVSWMGKGNRIWARQPWRRVVQFVGLFGLVFAIALGCAGNDQPAADAPAGNSDGRVTIGTTLTARTLDPADAYETFPGILLYNLGDRLYTYEPGTTNLVPQLATELPTVSDDGLTYTIPLRDDVNLHDGTPFNAEVMAFSIQRFMENGGRPAYLLSDKISTAEATGDYELTLTLKTPFAAFPALLSFSGVTPISPESYEIGTGSFKPDSFVGTGPYKLSGFTSDSIKLDVNPDYWGDAPANQGIDIQIFTSPANLYNTFRTGGLDIAYQTLDPEQVAALEREEGSGGWQVIEAGTNVINYMALNQKIAPLNDVKVRQAIAAMVDRPLLNERVFQGQAEPLYSLIPASFDIAKPVFKDAYGDGDFDKAKTLLTEAGFSEAKPLTLEIWYPSASTTRSIVANTLKESIEAGLPGLVTVSVQDTEGATLWENVGKGIYPIVLANWYPDYYDPDTFIQPFMSCEKGSNNLCEEGPSQANGSFYYSPEANQLVAKQQAEQDPNARQQAIADLQQMMVDDVPYVPLWQNKDYVFAQDGVEGVAVEPTQQFLLWQISKG